CTATCCGTGTGTTGTAAGGGTACAGCAGATCAGCCACGATGGTATGGAGCTCATGGTAGGTTTGAAGGCAGAGAGGGAATGAAGCTCTAAGCCCCTGAATAATTAGAAGTACATGTGTAATGGAGTTAAGAGCTGGGATTTTGAAGGGTGCATAAAACAGTGTGAATGTGGAGAAGGGATAAAATTAATTCTCCCCACAGCACCATGTCTTTACTGTAAGCTAATTTGAGTGTTTGAGTATTTAACACGgcttttttgtactttttcagTCTAGTTAAATGTCCTGTTTTGATTATTAGATTGTTATATCAGCAGGTATTATTGCTTTCATCATTTAAACTCTTTTTCTAGGAGACAACCTGGATGCCGTCCATGACATTACAGTTGCATACCCCAAGAACATCCCGCAAACAGAGCGCCACCTCATCCTGGGTCTCTTTCCCCGCGAGATCCACTTCCACGTCCGCCGCTACCCAGTGGCTTCACTGCCATCCCCCTCTGCTGAGCTGGAGTCTTGGTGTCGAGAGCGCTGGGCCGAGAAGGAGAGCCGTCTGCGTGACTTCTACTCAGCCCAGCCCCGCGGCTTTGATAGGGAAGGTGTCGCACGCGTGCCGCCTTGTAAGACGGAGCTGCGAGTGACTCTGATCAAAGCCGCCTCGCTGCTGTACTGGAGCAGCTTCATAGCTCTGTGTTTCACCGGCCTGTGGCTGTGGGCTCCGTTCAGGCTCTACTGCCTGGTCATGATTGGAGTGTTCATGGCCCAGCAGAAGCTTATTGGAGGGCTGGAGCTGCTGGAGCTGTCCTGCCATCGATACTGGAAGTCCATGGCTGCCGGCGGGGATGAGAAAAGTAAAGTGCTGGATGGGAAGATGCAGTGAGGATGGAAGACAGGGTTGACTGGACAATGATATGCTTCTATCAACGCTCAGCAAGGACACTGAGGACTCAGCTGTCTTGGCCTGTTCAGTCCAGAGGGCAAGAGGATCCTTCTGAGGGACCCGATGCTCCATGCCTTAGAAAGGGAGTCATGAGTTCACTTCCTGACGGTATGCATGGCTTCAGTGGAGAGAGCTTACCTTTCTGTTGAAGAATCAAAACAGGAATGTTATTTACATGTATCCGTGTTGGATTCAAGGAATTCACCACACGTAGTGCGTCACTTGCcctttttatgtctccttgtatGAGCTTGCTGTCGGTGCATTTTACCAGTTTATGTTGGTGGTGTTTATTGTAGCCGTTTGTTCAGAACCTCAGCGTGGACATGTGTCATGAAACAATGCTGTTAGTATTTGTTACACTGTTGCCATGTCATTGAAACTGGTTTTATTGTATGCTGTGTTACCCTTGGTAACAGTGTCATAAACGATGGAGCAGAGCCATAGTACAGACCACCTGTACATATGATGACTTGACTCTAACCAATATTCAAATCAGCACTGTAGTCAGACTGATGGGACTATTTGAATGAATCAGTCTCCATTTGTCGTTTCTAGAGAGGAAATAAAAGGACAATATAATTCCCAGAGAATTACTAAGGAATATACAGGTATATATGTGTACCATTGTTTACCTTTTATCGGGTATATTTACCTTTTTATACCAATGGGAAACGAACCTTTCCCAGTTAGTCCTTAGAGATACCTTGTGTGATGATGTTGTCATTGTATAGGTCTCGAAACATAAACTATGTTATTCCATGTTTGCTCAAATAActtttgcacataaaagccaaAGGTGAGAAAAGCAGacgtgatttttaaaaaagtaacccgCCAGAATGTCTTTGTTAGGAAAGGGTAGCTTCAAACACCGCCGGCCAAGGTTACCCACAGCTACGCTGAGGTAACACTCGTAATCACCAACTCGTCAAGATCAAAAGGTCTGACTCTTATATCTGTAGACGCAGATGAGCTTTGTGCCCTTTCTGGGAATGAAGGGATGCCTGGTAGAGGCAGAACGTGGGTGGTGCTGGGGTGGAAGAATGTCCTGTTGGGACAACATTACCCCTCGATGTGCAGGGTGGCATAGAGGACCAGACTTGGAGTGGAAAACTGGCCATGAACTCAACCTAATCCAAAAAAGCCCTGTAATGCCCACCTCTGCCTGTGTCCCTCTCTAGAGGACTGGCATTGATGCGCCTGCTAAACTCAATTAGCAAATGACAGCTGAGAAAGCTGCTCCAATTGTGCCAAAAAAGGACAGAAATTGAAACAAGATTGGAGTAGCGCTTCAGCCACACTTTTAGCCACTGACTCTCCTTGCCACTCATTACAAACCATGTTAATTCTGTGCGTCAGGAAACACTTGTCTTGGGACAGCGCTGTAACACTGTGCGATGTGAGATCTACATGACCACTTCAACCCTGTTTTTTGGGAAAATGtctgcagcatctttttttgtttatgtgaATCTGCAGCTCCTGTAGTTTAACTGTAAAAGGGGCTGTTCTCCAGTCACTGTGATCTAGCTGGGTTAACAGTTTTATCATCAGCATGTAGTAGTTTACCAGATATGGTACTATATTTGCTCCTCAATCCTGAACCAGCCAAACTATCCATGTATTCacctgtgctgttttttttttttgttgttattgttgctcATTTTACAATCACCTGCTGATGCTGGACCTCTTTCAAAGTCACTGTCCTCAGGTAAACAAGAGCCAGTCTCTTACAGGAGGAAATATATATCTAAATAAATATACTATATCAACTCATTCACGTCTCCAGCAGTTGTTCTTTTAAGCTTCAACATAGGAAGTGTTGAACGTACATTCCAGGTGACGTTATTACATTACGCAGGAATCATGACAgtggattttgtttttcattcatcACTCCACTCGTGTAGAACATTTCCATTGCACTGACATTTTGCCCGTGCATTGTCTCGACAGCCCTTTAATCTAGAATGTACTTTAACAATCGCCACACTGCAGCGGGTGAGTCAACAAGACCTTGAATGCTCGTGTTACACAACACTGGGGCCAcggtttgcacacacacacattcgagTCTGCCACAGACAACCAAAAAGGTCAGGAGCTTTGAAGGTGAAGTGCGGTCGCCATAGTAACTAATGTTGACTCCCCTGTCTCCTAGCAACGGGATGTGGAGTGATGTCAATGGAAAGCATGCTATTTTCTCCCGCTGACAGAATGATGTCactccttttgtgtgtgtgtgtgtgtgcagggagaGCGGTGGAAAGATAGAAGTTTATTTCTATATTCTATATCTCAGCTCTcctgaggggagagagagggggtgtgATGCTGACATCCCATGGAATCAAAGACAAAAGGCGAGGATAAACTGAAATAGCTGTCTGGGGACGATGAATCATGGACCAATTAAGGGTGCAATTATGCTCCTGGTGCTTTTTTGGTCCCCCGCCCTCCCTCTTTTAAATCATCCTCTGCATCTGAATATAGCATAACTTCAGATTTGCTGTTTGACAGAGGGTGGAGGGAAAAGATAGATGATGCACACACCACCCTATATTAGACTGGGTGTAGAAGGACTGAATCTCTTAGCAACAAAATAGTTGAATGGGTGGATATCATCCCCTAAACATATATCAGGTAATTTTCTGCCGTCAATAACAAGATGGAGCAATGTCGTCATTGCAGTCAATTTGACCCAGTTTGGATTTCTTCAGAGTTtgatcaggaggtttttatggTGAGCCGAaatatccgcagaggtctcttcctctctgaatcAATCCGTcccggtgatttaaacaggtaaaaattTTTGAGTCACCACTTATGTTTGCTCAGGTTGTGTCTCTGAAACTTAACATTCAGACATCCACTAACTAAAATCGTTAATCTGGTTGAAACAGGTGCCCAGAATGTATAGGGCCCCCCCaaaccttcacctgcaaaaaaGTCACTTAATATGTACTCACCCAAAGGAGatgtaaaatgaccacaaaggaactgcaataaataaaaaaatagtcaGTTTCTCCCAGGTAGATTTCTTTACTGTttgttgttcaggaggttttttcagggagccaaactatccacagaggtctcttcctctccaaaacaatcggaccaggtgatttaaacaggtaaaaagtTTTGAGTTTCaagttttatgttaaaaatcagtgtttctttaatACTGTTTGGTACGGCAGATGCTGGAGCAGAGTCGCCACTGATGTTTACTCATGTTGTTTCTCATATAGTTTAAAACCTGGTTTCTGGTTTCCGCCCTCTCCACAGCACAGAAACTGCACTCACTAAAATAACCAACGACCTCCTCATGGAAGCTGATTCTGGTTTACtctccatcctcatcctccttgacctcagtgcagcCTTCGACACCATCTGTCACACCACCCTCCTCAATAGACTATCCTCCATCGGCATCACTCATACTCCTCTagactggtttaaatcttatctcTCTCACCGCACTCAGTTCATCCAGCTCAAACACTTCACACCCCAACCTTCCCCTGTTACTTCAGGTGTGCCCCAGGGCTCTGTCCTGGggcccctcctcttcatcatttaTCTTCTCCCCCTTGGCAGCATCTTCCGCAAACATAACATCACCTTTCACTGTAACGCGGctgacacccagctctacctCGCTAGCAAACCCACTGCCAAcctcccaccctcctccctTACTGACTGcttaactgaaataaaatcctggttGACCTCAAATCTTCTGAAACTCAACTCTGATAAAACTGAGATTCTTCTCATTGGCACACAGTCAACACTTTCCAAAACTGACAGTTTCCCCCTCACCATTGACAACTGCTCCGTCTCCCCCTCCCCAcaggttaagagtctgggtgtcatcctcgaCAGCACACTTTCCTTCTGATCTCACATCAACAACATCACCCGGTCTGCTTACTTCCACCTATGCAACATCAACCGCCTCCGCCCCTCCCTTACTCCCCATGCCACTGCTATCCTTGTCCATAGTCTCATCACTTCCCGCCTGGATTACTGCAGCTCCCTCCTCTCCGGTCTCACCCACAAATCCCTGCACACACTTCAACTGGTCCAGAATTCAGCTGCCCGTGTCATCACCAGAACCCCCGCCATCCACCACATCACTCCCGTCCtacagcagctccactggctcccgGTCAAGTCCCGCATTGACTTCAAAATCCTTCTGCTTGCATTCAAGGCCATCCATAATCTTGCCCCCCCCATATCTTTCCAGTCTTCTCCACATCGCCACTCCCTCTCGCACCCTCcgatcatcttcctccattctGTTGACTGTCCCCTCCGCCCGTCTCACCACCATGGGGAGCAGAGCTTTCACCCGCTCTGCTCCCCGGCTCTGGAACTCTCTTCCACCCGAAATAAGGAACATCAGTACACTATCACAATTCAAGTCCCgactcaaaacacacctgtttAAGATCGCCTTTTCCCTTCACTAACCCCATTTCCTGTCCACATTAAACTGTTTTTACTCGTGTGTACTTTTTGTGATTGCCTGCAAATGGTTTCATAACATGTGCCGACCCGcaagagattcaaaatgaccacaacgaGACACAGacgaactgcaaagagacaaaaatgaacaaaaaaaaaagcacaaaagatgcacaacaaaaaagagatgcaacaacaacacaaataaagGCCAAACATTTGTTGTAgtgacttttatttattcaattatttttattgtcaagACAACCATGGAACATAAACCCCAAACACCCAAACCCACCCTGTCCCTCCCCGAGGCTGGccagcacagacagacaaatggaCACCACTAATTGAACATaatacacataaatatataGACCTAAGACAGACTGATGAAAAAGGACAATATTACATTTTGATATTATAAGCTCACATAGGCATTAGATCACATTACTCTAAGTATAGACATTATTATGATAGTCCAGGAGTGGTTGCCATACTTTATGGAATTCTATTGTTGTGacttttaacaaaacaaaatgtctaatcacgcatgtgtgtgtcttgttcctCTGTTGGAGAGGTGGGGGAGGGGGCTTTTGCATTACTGTGCCCATGGGCCTATCCTCTGATAATCCACCCCTGGATAAAATAAGTATTATAATGTATTCTAATGTGGAAAAGTTgcatattttatctttattgttaAAGTCTTTAGTCCTGCCCAAGAGCCCTGTGGACGTGTCTGAAGGGTGGTGGGGGAAAAATAGCTCTCTGTGTGAACACACACCAATAAGACTATGTCACATCTAGATTTGTGCCATGTCTATCCAATTGCACGCGGACTAATAGGATCAACAAGGCGGTGTAATTATCTTATCTGGCCTGATGGCTTTTTCAATGAAGAGAGCAGATAATCCTGAGGTTAGGCTGGGACAAAGTCAAAGACTACTATGAATTATAAAGCAGGACACTGAGCTCTGTGGAGGTGGAGCCTCTTTCTTTGCCTCTAGTCATGTCCTGGCTCTAGATATGGTCATAAAAATACCAGTGTTGTCTGTCTAATAATGATctagaaacaaaataaagaagGAGCAACTGCAGTGGATGCAGAAACAGCTGTGTCCAGAACAGTGTGCTGTGTGCAACAACCTTAATTAATATTTGTCTGAGCTAACTTTAGTGCTGCGTGCTCAGTGCAGGGCACCTCCAGGAGTGACTGCAGAGAAAAGCAGACCTGTTGTTGATTCCACCgctgtgacacagacacactaacaaaGACGCCTTCCAACAGGATTGGCGCTATAAATAACTCTACGGCAGCACTGCAATATTAGTGGGTGGATTAGGAGAGAATCGTCACTGCCTATTTATAAACCTGATGCAGTCAAACCTCCTCATCCTGGGTGATTCATGATGAGCTCTGAATAGGTAAAATGGAATCATACATGTTTGTCATACATGTTTGCTTTTTCTAAACATCTCAGTCAGTGTGTGCCCACATTTGGAGATTTATTTAGCTGCACATAATTCAGCAGGCTTTTCTGCCTCAGAGAGTAATATCACTGACATGCATTTCCAGACTGCAGTGAAGCTCCACTGATCCTGCCAAGTAGGCGGACGTCAGAGGCAGGCGAGGGACTCAGCATCATGCATCCAAGGGAAAACGTCATCAGAGATCATCCCGTCTCTCAGTACCCTGCTGCCACCTAGAGGCTTAGAGATCCTTTTATGGACATGAACATGGAAATAAAACACTTTCCAAATTTGTCCTGAGCACCAGGTGCCGCATTTGAAatctaaaatacaaaacatgcagagaaacagtgaaaaaagagaag
This Epinephelus lanceolatus isolate andai-2023 chromosome 15, ASM4190304v1, whole genome shotgun sequence DNA region includes the following protein-coding sequences:
- the lclat1 gene encoding lysocardiolipin acyltransferase 1 isoform X2 → MNHRTRLDWMFLWCCLLRYSYLRLEKICLKAALKAVPGFGWAMQVACFVFIQRRWEADKKHLENMLDYFCDIREPLQLLLFPEGTDLTENTRAKSDAFAVQNNLPKFEYVLHPRSTGFTFIVDRLRKGDNLDAVHDITVAYPKNIPQTERHLILGLFPREIHFHVRRYPVASLPSPSAELESWCRERWAEKESRLRDFYSAQPRGFDREGVARVPPCKTELRVTLIKAASLLYWSSFIALCFTGLWLWAPFRLYCLVMIGVFMAQQKLIGGLELLELSCHRYWKSMAAGGDEKSKVLDGKMQ